A DNA window from Thermosynechococcaceae cyanobacterium Okahandja contains the following coding sequences:
- the frr gene encoding ribosome recycling factor: MKLADVEERMQKSVEATQHDLNSIRTGRANAALLDRVMVDYYGTETPLRSLANISTPDATTILIQPYDRSSLAAVEKAIQLSDLGLTPNNDGTSVRLNLPPLTTERRKELVKTAAKIAESGKVAIRNIRRDAIDQVKKQGKAGELSEDQVKDLQDKLQKLTDKYISKVDAIFTEKEKDILTV, encoded by the coding sequence GTGAAATTAGCTGATGTCGAAGAGCGGATGCAAAAATCCGTCGAAGCAACCCAGCACGACTTAAATAGTATTCGGACGGGTCGCGCCAATGCGGCGCTGTTGGATCGGGTGATGGTGGACTACTACGGCACGGAAACGCCGCTGCGCTCCTTAGCCAATATTTCCACCCCCGATGCCACGACCATTCTTATTCAGCCTTACGATCGATCGAGCCTTGCAGCAGTTGAAAAAGCCATTCAGCTTTCTGACCTTGGGTTAACCCCCAATAACGACGGCACCAGTGTACGGCTGAATCTCCCCCCCCTAACCACGGAGCGGCGCAAAGAGTTAGTGAAAACTGCCGCTAAAATTGCCGAGAGCGGCAAGGTGGCCATCCGCAATATCCGCCGCGATGCCATTGATCAGGTGAAAAAACAGGGGAAAGCCGGGGAGTTATCGGAAGATCAGGTTAAGGATCTACAGGATAAACTGCAAAAATTGACGGACAAGTACATCAGCAAGGTGGATGCCATTTTTACAGAAAAGGAAAAAGATATTCTAACGGTTTAG
- a CDS encoding class I SAM-dependent methyltransferase, with translation MSSTDYTSVAVDFAQRGIAGSDRLAFDQVAARIQALGCSGHALDVGCGAGRSSRFLHALGLQVTGLDISTAMLAEALRQDPVNRYVHYSPNQPFPFGAAHFDLFLSTWMVLEIAEYPALVKTLAEIARVLKPTGVGWIVTTTPEFYTHRWVSCEVDFPENQPPLQSGQRVKARLLPENVVVSDTFWRDADYRHAFAQAGFATCECFTPLATGDNWLDETRVAPYAIYELTKG, from the coding sequence GTGAGCAGCACCGATTACACCTCAGTGGCAGTGGATTTTGCCCAGCGGGGCATTGCGGGGAGCGATCGCCTCGCTTTTGATCAGGTGGCGGCTCGCATCCAAGCGCTGGGTTGCTCCGGTCATGCCCTTGATGTGGGGTGTGGTGCTGGCCGCTCCAGTCGGTTTTTGCACGCCTTGGGGCTACAGGTAACGGGTCTCGATATTAGCACCGCCATGCTGGCGGAAGCCCTCCGCCAAGATCCGGTGAACCGCTATGTCCACTACAGCCCCAATCAACCCTTTCCCTTTGGGGCAGCGCATTTTGATCTGTTTCTTTCCACTTGGATGGTGCTCGAAATTGCGGAGTACCCAGCCCTAGTAAAGACCTTGGCTGAAATCGCGCGGGTGCTCAAACCCACGGGCGTTGGCTGGATTGTTACCACCACGCCAGAGTTTTACACGCACCGCTGGGTGAGTTGTGAGGTAGATTTTCCTGAAAACCAGCCCCCCCTGCAATCGGGGCAGCGGGTGAAGGCACGACTGTTACCCGAAAATGTGGTGGTGAGCGACACGTTCTGGCGCGATGCCGACTATCGCCATGCCTTTGCCCAGGCTGGCTTTGCCACCTGTGAGTGCTTTACCCCCCTGGCCACAGGGGACAACTGGCTCGATGAAACCCGCGTGGCTCCCTACGCGATTTACGAACTCACCAAAGGATAG
- a CDS encoding riboflavin synthase produces the protein MFTGIIQAIGRLQRQSERHLLITAASAPFLKDIAIGDSIAVDGVCLTVEAFDRTSFKVSVSPETLERTTLGEKADQGAAVNLEPALRVGDKLGGHFVTGHVDGVGHLRAIAPMGESWELTVAAPPSVATYIIRKGSIAINGISLTVATCNDEGDEFSVAVIPHSYSHTTLQYLKVGDAVNLEADLLGKYTQKFLGRSPSTAPADSAITIEFLQTHGYAN, from the coding sequence ATGTTTACGGGGATTATCCAAGCCATCGGTCGCCTGCAGCGGCAATCGGAGCGCCACCTCCTCATTACGGCAGCCAGCGCGCCCTTTCTCAAGGACATCGCCATTGGGGATAGCATTGCCGTGGATGGGGTTTGCCTGACGGTGGAAGCGTTTGATCGCACCAGTTTTAAGGTGAGTGTGTCCCCAGAAACCCTAGAGCGCACTACCCTAGGAGAGAAAGCGGACCAAGGGGCGGCGGTGAACCTCGAGCCAGCCCTGCGGGTCGGGGATAAGCTGGGGGGGCATTTCGTTACGGGTCATGTGGATGGGGTAGGCCATTTGCGGGCGATCGCCCCCATGGGGGAGAGTTGGGAACTCACCGTTGCCGCCCCCCCAAGTGTTGCCACCTACATTATCCGTAAGGGCAGTATTGCCATCAACGGTATTAGTCTGACCGTGGCCACCTGTAATGACGAAGGCGATGAATTTAGCGTAGCGGTCATTCCCCACAGTTACAGCCACACCACCTTGCAATACCTGAAGGTTGGGGATGCCGTTAACCTAGAAGCGGATCTGCTGGGCAAATACACCCAAAAGTTCTTGGGGCGTTCCCCCAGCACAGCACCGGCAGATTCAGCCATTACTATCGAATTTCTGCAAACCCATGGCTATGCCAATTGA
- the rsmH gene encoding 16S rRNA (cytosine(1402)-N(4))-methyltransferase RsmH has protein sequence MQNLEHSDYHCPVLADAVLAALQPKENGLYLDATVGGGGHTALILKAVPTCRVVAIDQDPMALAAARAFLHPFGDRVQFWQGNFADFSASEPLFDGILADLGVSSAQFDTGDRGFSFRFDAPLDMRMNPSQPLTAADVINHASERDLADIFYQYGEERFSRRIARQIVAQRPLHTTQELAQLVARTLKSSPRQRIHPATRVFQALRIYVNRELEVLDRFLAASPHWLRPQGRIAIISFHSLEDRRVKHAWRTHPLLTVVTRKPIVASDTEVAANPRSRSAKLRIAARTFA, from the coding sequence ATGCAAAATCTTGAGCATTCCGATTACCATTGTCCAGTACTTGCAGATGCAGTTCTAGCGGCGCTCCAGCCCAAGGAAAACGGTCTATACTTGGATGCAACGGTGGGGGGTGGCGGCCATACGGCTCTGATCCTTAAGGCAGTACCCACCTGTCGGGTAGTGGCGATTGATCAAGACCCGATGGCCTTAGCGGCGGCACGGGCGTTCCTGCACCCTTTTGGCGATCGCGTTCAGTTTTGGCAGGGGAATTTTGCCGACTTTAGCGCCAGCGAACCGCTATTTGACGGTATTTTAGCTGACTTAGGCGTGAGTTCCGCCCAGTTCGACACCGGCGATCGCGGCTTTAGCTTTCGTTTTGACGCTCCCCTTGACATGCGCATGAACCCGAGTCAACCGCTGACCGCAGCAGACGTGATTAACCACGCCAGTGAACGGGATCTGGCGGATATTTTTTACCAGTATGGGGAGGAACGCTTTTCCCGCCGGATTGCCCGCCAGATTGTGGCGCAGCGCCCCCTACACACCACCCAAGAATTGGCGCAGTTGGTGGCTCGCACGCTGAAGTCCTCCCCCCGTCAGCGCATTCATCCCGCCACACGGGTCTTTCAGGCACTGCGCATCTACGTCAATCGGGAACTGGAGGTGCTGGATCGGTTTTTGGCCGCCTCTCCCCACTGGCTGCGGCCACAGGGACGGATTGCGATCATTAGTTTCCACAGTTTGGAAGATCGGCGGGTGAAACACGCCTGGCGCACCCATCCCCTCTTAACGGTGGTTACCCGCAAACCCATTGTTGCCAGTGATACAGAAGTGGCCGCCAACCCCCGCTCACGATCGGCAAAGTTGCGAATTGCTGCGCGTACTTTTGCATGA
- the glmU gene encoding bifunctional UDP-N-acetylglucosamine diphosphorylase/glucosamine-1-phosphate N-acetyltransferase GlmU, whose translation MVIVAVLAAGRGTRMKSSLPKVLHPLGGRSLLGWVLHRVEPLQPARQFVIIGYAAEAVRNALKDYPALEFVEQQEQLGTGHAVQQLLPHLKDYDGHLLVLNGDVPLLRTETLAHLLQVHREQGNAATILTAQISNPQGYGRVICDSQNILKQIIEDRDCTTAQKQNRRINAGVYCFHWPQLAAVLPHLQSNNDQQEYYLTDAVNALNPVMVVDVEDYEEILGVNDRVQLATAYQILQTRTKEAWMKAGVTLIDPASTTIEDTVELAADVVIEPQTHLRGATRIGSGSHIGPGCLIQNSTLGEGVTARYSVITDSQIADYSDIGPFAHIRQQSVVGDRCRVGNFVELKKAVLGNQTKASHLAYLGDALLGDRVNIGAGTITANYDGVRKHQTRIGHGTKTGSNSVLVAPVTLGENVTVAAGSTITEDVPANALVIARSRQVVKPNWQPPNKD comes from the coding sequence ATGGTTATTGTGGCAGTGTTAGCAGCAGGGCGAGGCACACGCATGAAATCCTCGCTGCCTAAAGTGTTACACCCCTTGGGGGGGCGATCGCTGCTGGGGTGGGTGCTCCACCGCGTAGAACCTCTGCAACCGGCACGCCAGTTTGTCATTATTGGCTATGCGGCGGAGGCGGTTCGCAATGCCCTTAAGGACTACCCAGCCCTTGAATTTGTCGAGCAGCAGGAGCAACTCGGGACAGGGCACGCGGTTCAACAATTGCTGCCCCATCTCAAAGACTACGATGGGCATTTACTGGTGCTCAATGGGGATGTGCCGCTACTGCGCACTGAAACCCTTGCCCACCTCTTGCAGGTGCACCGCGAACAGGGGAATGCCGCCACGATTCTCACCGCCCAGATTAGCAATCCCCAGGGCTATGGCCGCGTCATCTGCGACAGTCAAAATATCCTCAAGCAAATTATTGAGGACCGCGACTGTACCACGGCTCAAAAACAAAATCGTCGCATTAATGCGGGTGTCTATTGCTTTCACTGGCCACAACTCGCGGCGGTCCTGCCCCACCTCCAGTCCAACAATGATCAACAGGAATACTACCTCACGGATGCGGTCAATGCCCTCAATCCGGTAATGGTGGTGGATGTGGAGGATTACGAAGAGATTTTGGGGGTCAACGATCGCGTCCAGTTGGCAACCGCCTACCAAATTTTACAAACCCGCACCAAAGAGGCATGGATGAAGGCCGGGGTGACCCTCATTGATCCGGCGAGTACCACCATTGAAGATACGGTGGAATTGGCAGCGGATGTGGTCATTGAGCCACAAACCCATCTGCGGGGAGCAACGCGCATTGGCAGTGGCAGTCATATTGGTCCGGGTTGCCTGATTCAAAATAGCACCCTTGGAGAGGGGGTCACCGCCCGCTATTCGGTGATTACCGATAGCCAAATTGCGGACTACAGCGACATTGGCCCCTTTGCCCATATTCGCCAGCAGAGCGTTGTGGGCGATCGCTGCCGTGTGGGTAACTTTGTGGAATTAAAAAAAGCCGTCTTGGGGAACCAAACGAAAGCCTCACACCTTGCCTATCTTGGGGATGCCCTCCTCGGCGATCGCGTCAATATTGGTGCGGGCACCATTACCGCCAACTACGATGGCGTGCGCAAACACCAAACTCGGATTGGCCATGGCACCAAAACCGGCTCCAATAGCGTCTTAGTTGCGCCGGTCACCCTTGGCGAAAATGTTACGGTGGCTGCCGGGTCAACCATCACGGAGGATGTACCCGCCAATGCCTTGGTTATTGCCCGCTCGCGTCAAGTGGTGAAGCCCAATTGGCAGCCCCCCAACAAAGACTAA
- a CDS encoding alpha/beta hydrolase translates to MSLLDGPWIHKFIVSNGIRLHYVTQGEGDLVLLLHGFPEFWYSWRYQIPRLADHHKVVALDLRGYNLSDKPQDAASYVIDELILDIVGVIDGLGYRRCHLVGHDWGGMVAWGVAYAVPERIQTLTVLACSHPGVLKQARLSPEQWLRSSYMLLFQLPWLPEVVLEWGGYGAIAQLLRWGAVNQNAIRPADIALYQDAAAQRGALSGMLNYYRAGLQSVLAQEWGSLSVPTQMLWGRQDPTLSMELTYTTDAYVPHLKIQYLDHCGHFIQQEQPDLVNQYLLEWLDAVPAS, encoded by the coding sequence ATGTCTCTCCTTGATGGCCCATGGATTCATAAATTCATTGTCTCTAATGGTATTCGCCTGCACTACGTCACCCAAGGAGAGGGCGACCTTGTGCTCCTGTTGCACGGCTTTCCTGAGTTTTGGTACTCATGGCGCTACCAAATTCCAAGGCTGGCCGATCACCACAAGGTGGTTGCCCTTGACTTACGGGGCTATAACCTCAGCGATAAGCCCCAAGATGCCGCCAGCTACGTCATTGATGAACTGATTCTGGATATTGTGGGGGTGATTGACGGATTGGGCTATCGCCGCTGCCATCTGGTGGGGCACGATTGGGGCGGCATGGTGGCATGGGGGGTGGCCTACGCCGTGCCGGAGCGGATTCAAACCCTGACGGTGCTGGCCTGCTCGCATCCGGGCGTGCTGAAACAGGCGCGTCTGAGTCCAGAGCAGTGGCTGCGCAGTAGCTATATGCTGCTATTTCAACTGCCGTGGCTCCCGGAAGTGGTCTTGGAGTGGGGCGGCTATGGGGCGATCGCCCAGTTGTTGCGCTGGGGCGCAGTCAACCAAAACGCCATTCGCCCTGCCGATATTGCCCTCTACCAAGATGCAGCTGCTCAGCGGGGTGCCCTTTCCGGAATGCTGAACTATTATCGTGCTGGTCTGCAAAGCGTATTGGCACAGGAGTGGGGGAGCCTGAGCGTGCCCACCCAAATGCTCTGGGGGCGACAAGACCCCACCCTGAGTATGGAACTCACCTACACGACCGATGCCTATGTCCCACACCTCAAGATTCAGTACCTCGATCACTGTGGTCACTTTATCCAGCAGGAGCAACCGGATTTGGTGAATCAATACCTCTTGGAGTGGCTCGATGCCGTCCCGGCCAGCTAA
- the pyrH gene encoding UMP kinase: MSPKYRRVLLKLSGEALMGGLSYGIDPKIVQAFASEIAQVVQAGVQTAIVVGGGNIFRGMKGAAAGMDRATADYIGMIATVMNAMTLQDALEQMNVPTRVQTAIAMQEVAEPYIRRRAIRHLEKGRVVIFGAGSGNPFFTTDTTAALRAAEIDAEVIFKATKVDGVYDADPQQYPNARRYQTLTYTHALTHNLAVMDSTAIALCKDNDIPIIVFSLETAGNIYRALTGEPIGTMVGGSCEIS; the protein is encoded by the coding sequence ATGAGTCCTAAATACCGCCGCGTTTTGCTGAAATTAAGCGGTGAAGCCCTCATGGGTGGCCTAAGCTACGGTATTGATCCCAAAATTGTGCAAGCATTTGCCAGCGAAATTGCCCAGGTGGTTCAAGCGGGAGTACAAACGGCCATTGTGGTGGGTGGCGGTAACATCTTTCGGGGGATGAAGGGCGCTGCCGCTGGCATGGATCGGGCAACGGCGGACTACATCGGTATGATTGCCACGGTAATGAATGCCATGACCCTTCAGGATGCCCTTGAACAAATGAACGTGCCCACCCGCGTCCAGACGGCGATCGCCATGCAGGAGGTGGCCGAACCCTATATTCGTCGCCGTGCCATCCGCCACCTCGAAAAAGGGCGGGTGGTTATTTTTGGGGCGGGGTCTGGGAATCCCTTCTTTACCACCGATACGACTGCGGCACTGCGGGCGGCTGAAATTGATGCGGAAGTCATTTTCAAGGCCACTAAAGTGGATGGGGTCTATGATGCGGATCCCCAGCAGTACCCGAACGCCCGCCGCTATCAAACCCTCACCTACACCCATGCCCTCACCCATAACTTGGCGGTTATGGACAGCACCGCGATCGCCCTGTGTAAAGATAATGATATCCCCATCATTGTGTTTAGCTTGGAAACAGCGGGTAATATTTACCGCGCGCTAACCGGGGAACCCATTGGTACGATGGTTGGAGGCTCCTGTGAAATTAGCTGA
- a CDS encoding cytochrome ubiquinol oxidase subunit I: protein MTIDSLNTVVLSRWQFALTAIFHMLWPVLTTGMGIYLVVIEGLWLKTKNLTYYHHARFWSKLYILNFGIGVASGLPMAFQFGLNWAPFSLAVGDFFGTVLGFEGTMAFMLEASFLGIMVFGWQRVPPLMHWVATLCVAFGANLSTFWILSANSWLQTPAGGVFVDGKFHVQDYFQAIANPFMVNSFLHMFFATLETSLFVIGGISAWYLLHNRLPNFFTKSLKVVLVMALVIAPLQIFVGHLSAEQVYRYQPAKLAAMEAQWETIPAGTPAGWSVIALPDEAAETNRVEVKIPGLLGYLLELKPTLDTPVLGLKEWAPSDRPHLVGLIYYSFRTMVAIGLYLAALVSVTVLLWWRTGLEGDRLATNKWLKWLWWGWIFAGPLGYLAVEAGWIVRCVGRQPWIVYGQMRTAEAASNLPPQVVLFSLSGLVALYTIFFFAALFFGSRIIQKGPNVALPVPGLRNAEELEIRIKLAEHQPDSRPLETQQ, encoded by the coding sequence ATGACGATAGACAGCTTAAATACCGTAGTATTGTCCCGCTGGCAATTTGCCCTTACGGCTATCTTTCACATGCTCTGGCCCGTCCTCACCACTGGGATGGGCATTTATCTGGTGGTGATTGAAGGGCTGTGGCTGAAAACCAAAAACCTGACCTACTACCACCATGCCCGCTTTTGGTCAAAGCTCTATATCCTCAACTTTGGCATTGGAGTGGCCTCCGGCTTGCCAATGGCCTTTCAGTTTGGTCTGAACTGGGCACCCTTTTCCCTTGCGGTGGGGGACTTTTTTGGCACCGTACTGGGCTTTGAAGGCACAATGGCCTTTATGCTGGAAGCCAGCTTTTTGGGGATTATGGTGTTTGGCTGGCAGCGGGTGCCGCCCCTAATGCACTGGGTGGCCACCCTTTGCGTTGCCTTTGGCGCAAACCTCTCTACGTTTTGGATTCTCTCGGCCAACTCATGGCTGCAAACACCAGCGGGGGGTGTTTTTGTGGATGGCAAGTTTCACGTGCAAGACTATTTTCAGGCGATCGCCAACCCCTTCATGGTGAATAGCTTTTTGCACATGTTCTTTGCCACCCTAGAAACCTCCCTATTTGTCATTGGTGGCATTAGCGCTTGGTATCTCCTGCACAATCGCTTACCCAACTTCTTTACTAAGTCCCTCAAGGTAGTGTTGGTGATGGCTTTGGTCATTGCGCCGCTGCAAATTTTTGTCGGCCACCTGAGTGCCGAGCAAGTCTATCGCTACCAACCCGCCAAACTTGCCGCCATGGAAGCCCAATGGGAGACTATCCCCGCCGGAACCCCCGCCGGTTGGAGTGTGATTGCGCTGCCGGATGAAGCCGCCGAAACCAACCGTGTAGAGGTTAAAATTCCGGGGCTGCTGGGCTACTTACTGGAGCTAAAACCCACCCTCGATACCCCCGTACTGGGTCTAAAAGAATGGGCACCCAGCGATCGCCCCCACTTGGTGGGTCTGATTTACTACTCCTTCCGCACGATGGTAGCCATTGGCCTGTATCTCGCTGCCTTGGTGAGCGTCACCGTACTGCTGTGGTGGCGTACCGGCCTCGAGGGCGATCGCCTTGCCACCAACAAATGGTTGAAATGGCTGTGGTGGGGCTGGATTTTTGCCGGCCCCTTGGGCTACCTTGCCGTCGAAGCTGGTTGGATTGTCCGCTGCGTGGGTCGTCAGCCTTGGATTGTCTATGGCCAAATGCGCACCGCCGAAGCCGCCTCGAACCTACCGCCACAGGTGGTGCTCTTCTCCCTCAGTGGCTTAGTGGCGCTTTACACCATCTTTTTCTTTGCCGCCCTCTTCTTTGGCAGCCGCATTATTCAAAAAGGCCCCAACGTTGCCCTACCCGTGCCGGGGCTACGCAATGCCGAAGAATTAGAAATTCGCATCAAACTAGCGGAGCACCAGCCCGATAGTCGTCCCCTCGAAACCCAACAGTAA
- the tpiA gene encoding triose-phosphate isomerase codes for MRPKVLAGNWKMHKTQQDAIAFLGEFLGYLADTPGDREVVLCAPFTCLSVLSKNLHGTRIKLGAQNVHWAEQGAFTGEISAPMLVELGVRYVIVGHSERRQYFGETDATVNQRLRAAQKHGLTPILCVGETKAQRDAGETEAHICNQLALDLVDVDQTNLVIAYEPIWAIGTGETCAESEANRVIGLIRSKLTYPDVPIQYGGSVNANNIAAIMAQPEIDGVLVGGASLQPESFGRIVNG; via the coding sequence GTGCGCCCGAAGGTTCTTGCTGGCAACTGGAAAATGCACAAAACCCAACAGGACGCTATTGCATTTCTGGGAGAGTTTCTTGGCTATCTGGCCGATACCCCGGGCGATCGCGAGGTGGTATTGTGCGCGCCGTTCACCTGTTTGAGTGTGCTCTCCAAGAATCTGCACGGAACCCGCATCAAACTGGGTGCCCAAAATGTCCACTGGGCTGAGCAGGGAGCCTTCACCGGCGAAATTTCAGCACCCATGCTGGTGGAGTTGGGGGTGCGTTACGTTATTGTTGGCCACAGCGAGCGACGGCAGTACTTTGGTGAAACCGATGCCACCGTCAACCAACGCCTACGGGCTGCCCAAAAGCATGGCCTTACGCCCATTCTCTGCGTGGGGGAAACCAAGGCTCAGCGGGATGCGGGCGAAACTGAAGCGCATATTTGCAATCAGTTAGCCTTAGATTTGGTGGATGTGGATCAAACCAACTTGGTGATTGCCTACGAACCCATTTGGGCGATCGGGACAGGCGAGACCTGCGCCGAGAGCGAAGCCAACCGCGTCATTGGCCTGATCCGCAGTAAACTGACCTATCCCGATGTTCCCATTCAGTACGGCGGCTCCGTGAACGCCAATAACATCGCCGCCATTATGGCACAACCCGAAATTGATGGCGTTTTGGTGGGGGGAGCCAGCCTGCAACCCGAGAGCTTTGGCCGTATTGTTAATGGATAA
- the cydB gene encoding cytochrome d ubiquinol oxidase subunit II: MEPNPLAPLQHFLPQVWFCILGLFLFLYILLDGFDLGIGILSLTSSSERRRNILMTSLGNVWDANETWLVLMGGSLFGAFPLAYATILNALYLPAVIMVVGLILRAVSFEFRENANNKRVWNLAFGIGSFLAALGQGFAVGTVFEGIKVDAAGNFAGGMWDWLTWHSVLVALTLIQGYVLIGSTYLIHKTTGELQQTHYQTATIAAWTTFIGAVLITITAPIFHVQVREQLFQPPLFYVFAAIPLLGVLLVVLLLRSLKRREESMPLVWTFLLFLMSFIGLGFVIFPNIIPPSVTIYEASAAPSAQVFMLIFVAFLIPIMLAYNLYNYLVFRGKVTA; the protein is encoded by the coding sequence ATGGAACCCAACCCCCTCGCACCGCTACAGCACTTCTTGCCCCAAGTATGGTTTTGCATTCTGGGGTTATTCCTGTTCCTTTACATTCTCCTCGATGGTTTTGACTTGGGCATTGGCATCCTTTCGCTCACAAGCAGTAGCGAGCGCCGCCGGAATATCCTCATGACCAGCCTCGGCAACGTTTGGGATGCCAACGAAACATGGCTGGTACTGATGGGTGGCTCCCTCTTTGGTGCCTTTCCCTTAGCCTACGCCACCATTCTCAATGCCCTTTACCTACCGGCGGTGATCATGGTGGTGGGGCTGATTTTGCGGGCCGTCTCCTTTGAATTTCGCGAAAATGCCAACAATAAGCGGGTCTGGAACCTTGCCTTTGGCATTGGCAGCTTCTTGGCTGCCTTGGGGCAGGGGTTTGCCGTTGGCACCGTATTTGAGGGCATTAAAGTCGATGCCGCCGGGAATTTTGCGGGCGGCATGTGGGACTGGCTCACATGGCACTCCGTTTTAGTTGCGCTGACCCTGATCCAAGGCTACGTCCTGATTGGCTCCACCTACCTCATCCATAAAACCACCGGCGAGTTGCAGCAAACCCACTACCAAACTGCCACCATTGCCGCCTGGACAACCTTTATCGGTGCCGTTTTAATTACCATTACCGCGCCGATTTTCCATGTCCAAGTGCGCGAGCAACTCTTTCAGCCGCCGCTGTTTTACGTCTTTGCGGCCATTCCCCTCTTGGGGGTTCTCTTGGTTGTCCTACTGCTGCGCAGCCTGAAGCGGCGGGAGGAGTCCATGCCCCTCGTCTGGACCTTTTTGCTCTTTCTCATGTCTTTTATTGGCCTTGGGTTTGTGATTTTTCCCAATATTATTCCCCCCAGTGTCACCATCTACGAGGCATCGGCTGCGCCCAGCGCCCAGGTCTTCATGCTAATCTTTGTTGCCTTTTTAATTCCAATTATGCTGGCCTACAACCTCTACAACTATCTGGTTTTTCGTGGCAAAGTCACCGCCTAG